AACCCTACTTCTCCACAAAAAAGGCAGGGACGGGATTAGGGCTTGCCATTGTCAACACCATCATATCCGACCACAACGGATTCATTCGCGTAAAAGACAATTTTCCCAAAGGAACGGTCTTTGTCATTGAACTACCGATCACGACATAAAGAGTGCATCAAATTTCCCACTATATTATCTCAAATTCTTTGTTAGAATTGTCCGGTAGCATCCATCATGTCAATGAACGGACCAGGGAGGGGTTGCACAGTATGTCTCTTGACGAATCGATTGTTACGGGAACGCATCTTTCTGAAGAAGCTATCAAGAACTACATCATCGAGATCACCAAGAAGGTTTTTTCCACCATGGTCATGCTCGAGACGACAGAAGACTATCCACTGAAGGAGCCGGTTACGCATTTTCACGCAACCGTCACCAGTATGGTGGGACTGGCAGGTTCTTACACAGGTATCGTATCTGTTCATTGTCCGGTCTCTCTCGCCACGAAGATTACCTCAAACATGCTCGGCATCGAAGTGACTGAAATGTGCGACGACGTGAATGATGCCATGGGAGAGATTGCCAATATGCTGGGTGGAGACATGAAACATCTGCTCTCCAAGGGGGGAATGGATATCCATCTCTCCATACCTACCGTCATATTCGGAGCTGAATACACCCTGGATTTTGT
This is a stretch of genomic DNA from Geobacter sp.. It encodes these proteins:
- a CDS encoding chemotaxis protein CheX, translated to MSLDESIVTGTHLSEEAIKNYIIEITKKVFSTMVMLETTEDYPLKEPVTHFHATVTSMVGLAGSYTGIVSVHCPVSLATKITSNMLGIEVTEMCDDVNDAMGEIANMLGGDMKHLLSKGGMDIHLSIPTVIFGAEYTLDFVSDKQSLAIPFFCDNDRFLVSVKLHKE